From a region of the Arachis ipaensis cultivar K30076 chromosome B09, Araip1.1, whole genome shotgun sequence genome:
- the LOC107615097 gene encoding transcription factor MYB3-like — protein sequence MGRSPCCSKEGLNKGAWTAMEDKILTDYIKIHGEGKWRHLPKRAGLKRCGKSCRLRWLNYLRPGIKRGNITHDEEELIIRLHNLLGNRWSLIAGRLPGRTDNEIKNYWNTNIGRKLQNGTQNCSSSNLLQLDPNPNPKTREWPCPNNYLQNNIGSCLVQTKATRWPNNNKVILTKEIITKQNNEGMVHNHHINNNVNATDYKMKGSSSSSPVSPSSESNTNINDNNNNNNNKNIEEALDFMADFQTEGNNLYSELLKMDFAEASSCLENNMLEGSGNNNNNNNKHIISTVDKAVGQLYPKLSFNDTHFHWPWSDSLYDTDFDFQHMENIIESGFDWL from the exons ATGGGAAGGAGTCCTTGCTGTTCTAAGGAAGGTTTGAACAAAGGAGCATGGACAGCTATGGAAGACAAAATTCTCACAGACTACATTAAGATTCATGGTGAAGGAAAATGGAGACACTTACCCAAAAGAGCAG GGCTTAAGAGATGCGGAAAAAGTTGCAGGCTGAGATGGTTGAATTATCTAAGACCTGGCATTAAAAGAGGAAATATTACTCACGATGAAGAAGAGCTTATAATCCGCCTTCACAACCTTCTCGGAAACAG GTGGTCCTTGATTGCTGGGAGGCTTCCAGGACGAACAGACAATGAAATCAAGAACTATTGGAATACCAACATTGGAAGAAAGCTTCAAAATGGTACCCAAAATTGTTCATCATCAAACTTGCTCCAACTGGATCCGAACCCAAATCCGAAAACCCGAGAATGGCCATGCCCTAATAATTACCTACAAAATAATATTGGTTCTTGTTTGGTCCAGACTAAAGCCACAAGATGGCCTAATAATAATAAGGTCATACTCACCAAAGAAATTATCACAAAACAAAATAATGAAGGCATGGTCCATAATCATCACATTAATAATAATGTTAATGCCACGGATTATAAGATGAAGGGTTCATCGTCTTCGTCTCCGGTGTCACCATCTTCAGAGAGTAACACCAATATCaacgacaacaacaacaataacaacaacaaaaatatcGAGGAAGCGTTGGATTTCATGGCGGATTTTCAAACGGAGGGAAATAATCTTTATTCGGAGCTTCTCAAGATGGACTTTGCAGAAGCATCATCATGTTTGGAAAATAACATGTTGGAAGGAagtggtaataataataataataataacaaacatATTATTAGCACAGTTGATAAAGCAGTAGGGCAGTTATATCCAAAATTATCATTCAATGACACCCATTTCCATTGGCCTTGGAGTGATTCATTGTATGATACGGATTTTGATTTTCAACACATGGAAAATATTATAGAGTCTGGATTTGATTGGCTTTGA